A window of the Garra rufa chromosome 10, GarRuf1.0, whole genome shotgun sequence genome harbors these coding sequences:
- the LOC141344185 gene encoding hydroxysteroid 11-beta-dehydrogenase 1-like protein isoform X2 — MKGYLAFFLLIASFTAYTWRDTFDPESVRGARVLITGASSGIGEQMAYHYSRFGAQIVITARRVDSLKKVVQKCLKLGAKKAMYVPGDMSDPADPEKVFKYAVEKLGGLDFLVLNHIGNTNVELWNGDADHVRSLMQVNFVSYLQMTAAALPVLETSGGSIIVVSSMAAKLPSPYVAPYTSTKFAVNGFYGSLQAELAVKKSNVSVSIMILGLIDTESAMNKIRGFTTMTAYPASEAALSIIKAGATRQKEAYYPWFHYFTCLINNIFPFLKDIILSGLSLD, encoded by the exons ATGAAAGGCTATTTGGCTTTTTTTCTGCTGATCGCTTCATTCACGGCCTACACATGGAGAGATACGTTTGATCCAG AGTCTGTTCGGGGGGCCCGAGTGTTGATCACAGGGGCCAGTTCAGGCATCGGGGAGCAGATGGCCTACCATTACTCAAGGTTCGGAGCTCAGATCGTCATCACTGCCAGAAGAGTAGATTCTTTGAAAAAG GTGGTGCAGAAGTGTTTGAAGCTGGGCGCAAAAAAGGCAATGTACGTACCTGGAGACATGTCTGACCCCGCTGACCCTGAGAAAGTCTTCAAATACGCTGTGGAGAAACTGG GTGGGCTGGACTTTCTAGTATTGAATCATATTGGAAACACCAACGTTGAACTCTGGAACGGAGATGCCGATCACGTCAGGTCCCTCATGCAG GTCAATTTTGTGAGTTACCTGCAAATGACTGCAGCTGCACTTCCTGTGCTGGAAACATCCGGTGGATCCATCATTGTAGTGTCTTCAATGGCAG CTAAGTTGCCAAGTCCATATGTGGCTCCGTACACCTCTACCAAGTTTGCTGTGAACGGTTTCTACGGGTCGCTGCAGGCTGAACTGGCAGTCAAGAAGAGCAACGTGTCAGTTTCCATCATGATCCTCGGACTGATAGACACAGAATCAGCCATGAATAAGATCAG AGGATTCACCACAATGACGGCCTATCCCGCCAGCGAAGCCGCTCTGAGCATCATCAAAGCCGGGGCGACCCGTCAGAAAGAGGCCTACTATCCCTGGTTCCACTACTTCACCTGCCTGATAAATAACATCTTCCCCTTTTTAAAAGATATAATTCTGTCAGGCCTCAGCTTGGACTAA
- the LOC141344185 gene encoding hydroxysteroid 11-beta-dehydrogenase 1-like protein isoform X1 codes for MAAYCTLARTLLEKEILISVSFHSWLNKESVRGARVLITGASSGIGEQMAYHYSRFGAQIVITARRVDSLKKVVQKCLKLGAKKAMYVPGDMSDPADPEKVFKYAVEKLGGLDFLVLNHIGNTNVELWNGDADHVRSLMQVNFVSYLQMTAAALPVLETSGGSIIVVSSMAAKLPSPYVAPYTSTKFAVNGFYGSLQAELAVKKSNVSVSIMILGLIDTESAMNKIRGFTTMTAYPASEAALSIIKAGATRQKEAYYPWFHYFTCLINNIFPFLKDIILSGLSLD; via the exons ATGGCTGCCTACTGTACCTTGGCCAGGACACTCCTGGAAAAAGAGATTTTAATCTCAGTGAGTTTTCAttcctggttaaataaag AGTCTGTTCGGGGGGCCCGAGTGTTGATCACAGGGGCCAGTTCAGGCATCGGGGAGCAGATGGCCTACCATTACTCAAGGTTCGGAGCTCAGATCGTCATCACTGCCAGAAGAGTAGATTCTTTGAAAAAG GTGGTGCAGAAGTGTTTGAAGCTGGGCGCAAAAAAGGCAATGTACGTACCTGGAGACATGTCTGACCCCGCTGACCCTGAGAAAGTCTTCAAATACGCTGTGGAGAAACTGG GTGGGCTGGACTTTCTAGTATTGAATCATATTGGAAACACCAACGTTGAACTCTGGAACGGAGATGCCGATCACGTCAGGTCCCTCATGCAG GTCAATTTTGTGAGTTACCTGCAAATGACTGCAGCTGCACTTCCTGTGCTGGAAACATCCGGTGGATCCATCATTGTAGTGTCTTCAATGGCAG CTAAGTTGCCAAGTCCATATGTGGCTCCGTACACCTCTACCAAGTTTGCTGTGAACGGTTTCTACGGGTCGCTGCAGGCTGAACTGGCAGTCAAGAAGAGCAACGTGTCAGTTTCCATCATGATCCTCGGACTGATAGACACAGAATCAGCCATGAATAAGATCAG AGGATTCACCACAATGACGGCCTATCCCGCCAGCGAAGCCGCTCTGAGCATCATCAAAGCCGGGGCGACCCGTCAGAAAGAGGCCTACTATCCCTGGTTCCACTACTTCACCTGCCTGATAAATAACATCTTCCCCTTTTTAAAAGATATAATTCTGTCAGGCCTCAGCTTGGACTAA